GCTGCGCAAGGCCGAGGAGCGGGCGCACATCCTGCGCGGTCTGCTGAAGGCCCTGGACGCCATCGACGAGGTCATCGCGCTGATCCGGCGCAGCGACACCGTCGACATCGCCCGCGGCGGCCTGATGAGCCTGCTGGAGATCGACGAGATCCAGGCCAACGCGATCCTCGAGATGCAGCTGCGGCGACTGGCCGCCCTGGAGCGCCAGAAGATCGTTCAGGAGCACGACGAGCTCCAGGCGAAGATCAACGAGTACACCGAGATCCTCGCCTCCCCGGTCCGCCAGCGCGGCATCGTCAGCGCCGAACTGGCCGCGATCGTCGAGAAGTTCGGCGACGACCGCAAGACGATGCTGGTGCCCTACGACGGCGACATGTCCATGGAGGACCTGATCGCCGAGGAGGACATCGTCGTCACGGTCACGCGGGGCGGCTACATCAAGCGCACCAAGACCCACGACTACCGGGCCCAGAAGCGCGGCGGCAAGGGCGTACGCGGCACGAAGCTCAAGGAAGACGACATCGTCGACCACTTCTTCGTGTCCACCACGCACCACTGGCTGCTGTTCTTCACCAACAAGGGCCGCGTCTACCGCGTGAAGGGCTACGAGCTGCCCGACGCCGGCCGGGACGCGCGCGGTCAGCACGTGGCGAACCTGCTCGCCTTCCAGCCGGACGAGGCGATCGCCGAGATCCTGGCGATCCGCGACTACGAGGCGGTTCCCTACCTCGTGCTCGCCACCAAGGCCGGACTTGTGAAGAAGACGCCTCTGAAGGATTACGATTCGCCCCGTTCCGGCGGTGTGATCGCCATCAACCTTCGTGAGGGTCAGGACGGGTCGGACGACGAACTGATCGGAGCTGAACTGGTCTCGGCGGACGACGATCTGCTTCTGATCAGCAAAAAGGCGCAGTCGATCAGGTTCACCGCATCGGACGACACCCTGCGTCCCATGGGCCGTGCCACCTCGGGTGTCAAGGGCATGAGCTTCCGTGAGGGCGACGAGCTGCTCTCGATGAATGTTGTTCGACCCGGTACGTTCGTGTTCACTGCCACAGACGGCGGGTACGCGAAGCGGACCAACGTCGACGAGTACCGCGTCCAGGGTCGCGGCGGCCTCGGCATCAAGGCCGCCAAGATCGTCGAGGACCGTGGATCCCTCGTCGGCGCGCTGGTGGTCGAGGAGACCGACGAGATCCTCGCCATCACGCTGTCGGGCGGTGTGATTCGTACGCGAGTCAACGAGATCAGGGAAACCGGCCGTGACACCATGGGCGTCCAACTGATCAATCTGGGCAAGCGCGATGCCGTCGTGGGCATCGCTCGCAACGCCGAGGCGGGACGCGAGGCGGAGGAGGTCGACGGCGACGTGGTCGTCGACGACACCGCCGAGGGTGCCGCTGTCACCGGCACGGACGAGGGTGAGGCGCCCTCGGCCGAGTAGGCATGAGGAGTGAGTCAGCGTGAGCGGAGCCACGGGCGCCGGACCGACCGGTACCTCCAGGGGTACGGAAGCGGACGACGGCGGCCGTGGCTCCGCCGCGCGTGCGGCGGACCCGCACACGACCAACCTGAAGGCGATCAAGTCCCCGACCAAGGACGCGCCCTCGCCTGACTCGCATGGATCCCAGGGGGGAACTGTGACGGACACCCGAGGTCCGCAGACCAAGCAGCACAAGACCGGCGCGGGCCCGTCCGCCTCAGGCGCGCAGCCGCAGCCGGCCGCGCAGGAGCCGGCCACGGCCTCGCCCCTGCCCGGGGAACGGCAGACGCAGCAGCCGGCCGGGCCGTACCACCCGCCGCAGGCCTACCCGGCGCAGCAGGCGGCAACCGGTGCGGGCGCCGGTACCGACACCGGCGCCGTACGGCGGCCCCGCACGGGGGCGCGCACCACGCCGCGCGTCCGCAAGGCGCGGCTGCGGGTGGCGAAGGCCGACCCGTGGTCGGTGATGAAGGTCAGCTTCCTGCTCTCCATCGCCCTGGGCATCTGCACGATCGTCGCGTCCGCCGTGCTGTGGATGGTCATGGACGCGATGGGCGTCTTCTCGACGGTCGGCGGCACGATCTCCGAGGCCACCGGCTCGAACGAGTCCAACGGCTTCGACCTGCAGGCCTTCCTGTCGCTGCCCAACGTCCTGCTGTTCGCGTCGGTCATCGCGGTCATCGACGTCGTCCTGGCGACGGCCCTCGCGACGCTCGGCGCGTTCATCTACAACCTTTCCGCGGGCTTCGTGGGCGGTGTCGAGCTGACGCTCGCCGAGGACGAGTGACGTCCTCTGACGTTGTCCCGACAACCGATTTTGGGACTGCCCATGTCGTGCGCTAATCTTCAGGAGTCAGCGCGCGGGACATACCGCAGAGCGCGGCGGGGCTATAGCTCAG
This is a stretch of genomic DNA from Streptomyces hawaiiensis. It encodes these proteins:
- the gyrA gene encoding DNA gyrase subunit A, whose amino-acid sequence is MTDENTPVTTPEGEALAMRVEPVGLETEMQRSYLDYAMSVIVSRALPDVRDGLKPVHRRVLYAMYDGGYRPERGFYKCARVVGDVMGNYHPHGDSSIYDALVRLAQSWSMRMPLVDSNGNFGSPGNDPAAAMRYTECKMAPLSMEMVRDIDEETVDFTDNYDGRSQEPTVLPARFPNLLINGSAGIAVGMATNIPPHNLREVASGAQWYLENPEASHEELLDALIERIKGPDFPTGALVVGRRGIEEAYRTGRGSITMRAVVEVEEIQNRQCLVVTELPYQVNPDNLAQKIADLVKDGKIGGIADVRDETSSRTGQRLVIVLKRDAVAKVVLNNLYKHTDLQTNFGANMLALVDGVPRTLSLDAFIRHWVTHQIEVIVRRTRFRLRKAEERAHILRGLLKALDAIDEVIALIRRSDTVDIARGGLMSLLEIDEIQANAILEMQLRRLAALERQKIVQEHDELQAKINEYTEILASPVRQRGIVSAELAAIVEKFGDDRKTMLVPYDGDMSMEDLIAEEDIVVTVTRGGYIKRTKTHDYRAQKRGGKGVRGTKLKEDDIVDHFFVSTTHHWLLFFTNKGRVYRVKGYELPDAGRDARGQHVANLLAFQPDEAIAEILAIRDYEAVPYLVLATKAGLVKKTPLKDYDSPRSGGVIAINLREGQDGSDDELIGAELVSADDDLLLISKKAQSIRFTASDDTLRPMGRATSGVKGMSFREGDELLSMNVVRPGTFVFTATDGGYAKRTNVDEYRVQGRGGLGIKAAKIVEDRGSLVGALVVEETDEILAITLSGGVIRTRVNEIRETGRDTMGVQLINLGKRDAVVGIARNAEAGREAEEVDGDVVVDDTAEGAAVTGTDEGEAPSAE
- a CDS encoding DUF3566 domain-containing protein gives rise to the protein MSGATGAGPTGTSRGTEADDGGRGSAARAADPHTTNLKAIKSPTKDAPSPDSHGSQGGTVTDTRGPQTKQHKTGAGPSASGAQPQPAAQEPATASPLPGERQTQQPAGPYHPPQAYPAQQAATGAGAGTDTGAVRRPRTGARTTPRVRKARLRVAKADPWSVMKVSFLLSIALGICTIVASAVLWMVMDAMGVFSTVGGTISEATGSNESNGFDLQAFLSLPNVLLFASVIAVIDVVLATALATLGAFIYNLSAGFVGGVELTLAEDE